The following are encoded in a window of Megalops cyprinoides isolate fMegCyp1 chromosome 16, fMegCyp1.pri, whole genome shotgun sequence genomic DNA:
- the LOC118790784 gene encoding protocadherin gamma-C5-like isoform X4, whose product MECRKGRVPQCLALWLSFSLASSVVAATEMTYSVSEELKTGALVGNIAKDLRLDIRNIMERNLRVVSDSNAQYFTVNSESGALVIKQTIDRERMCGLSLTCSLRLKIVVENPLEMHHVVVDILDVNDNAPQFPNENVSLEISEAVAPGTRFRLESAQDPDVGVNSLRTYLLSHNDCFVLNVETKSDGSKFPELVLERALDREKQAVFRLLLTAVDGGQLEKSGTAVVLITVLDVNDNAPVFDQPVKKVSLLENSPPGTLVTKLNATDLDYGLNGEVSFLFGKYTPERVLQLFSVDSETGEIRVNGEVDYEMADSYEITVQARDKGTPAMEGTCNIKIEIIDVNDNAPELTITSLTGSVREDAELGTVIALIDVRDRDSGRNGEVKLQIPAGLPFKLNSPFGGHFTLVTDGVLDRETVAEYSVVVTATDLGSPSLSSQKSLSVTLSDVNDNAPTFSQSSYSVGVGENNAPGTPIASVSASDPDVGQNAHLSYSILDSWVQGTPVSSYVYMDAESGDIFSMRSLDYEHINAFRIQVQARDSGQPPRSSNVTVHVFVIDENDNAPVLVHPALSEGGVLQLSVPRSAAPGHLLTKLVCMDPDSGHNAWLHYSLRGQQEALLFRIAPHTGELRTLRRFGEEGAGAEHSLLVLVQDNGTPPRSASVAVSVSVREGEPDSASDLRRAVGGGGLSDVTLYLIISLACVSAVSVLTFALLLVRCLRRRDQLGGCDSCCYSRHAPRGRHAQHGAQKNLHLQLNTDGPIKYMEVVGGTLEPARRGYRPCYSTLSSRSDFVFVKTLNPPTLASNSNTLSMSLSRKHLGITANEQKPPNTDWRFSQNQRPGTSGAAPPPEAAIGTGPWPNPPTEAEQLQALMAAANEVSEATATLGPGTMGLSTRYSPQFTLQHVPDYRQNVYIPGSTATLTANQQQAAQPALPQPPPQAEAPKAAQTPASKKKSAKKDKK is encoded by the exons ATGGAATGCAGAAAAGGAAGGGTTCCGCAGTGCCTCGCGCTCTGGCTCTCTTTTTCCCTTGCTAGCTCAGTGGTTGCGGCCACGGAGATGACCTATTCCGTATCGGAAGAATTAAAAACGGGGGCTCTTGTTGGAAATATTGCAAAAGATCTTCGACTCGATATTAGAAATATTATGGAAAGAAACTTGCGAGTCGTTTCGGATTCCAATGCCCAATATTTTACGGTGAACTCAGAAAGCGGAGCGTTGGTTATTAAACAAACCATCGACAGGGAACGCATGTGCGGATTGAGTTTAACATGCTCTCTTCGCCTTAAAATCGTCGTAGAGAACCCTTTGGAAATGCATCATGTTGTTGTGGATATCCTGGACGTGAACGATAATGCGCCCCAGTTTCCTAATGAAAATGTATCGCTTGAAATTTCGGAGGCTGTCGCACCGGGAACCAGATTCCGGCTGGAAAGCGCACAAGACCCAGATGTGGGTGTCAACTCCCTGCGAACGTACCTGCTGAGCCATaatgactgttttgttttaaacgTGGAAACTAAGAGCGACGGCAGTAAGTTCCCCGAGCTTGTACTGGAGAGAGCTCTcgacagggaaaagcaggctGTGTTCCGCCTGTTGCTGACCGCGGTGGACGGTGGACAGCTGGAGAAGTcgggcactgctgtggtactgATTACAGTTCTGGACGTAAATGACAACGCACCGGTGTTTGACCAGCCGGTGAAGAAGGTCAGCCTTTTGGAAAACTCTCCCCCTGGTACTTTAGTGACAAAACTTAACGCCACGGATCTGGATTACGGTCTGAACGGGGAAGTCTCGTTCCTGTTCGGTAAGTACACTCCGGAGCGAGTACTCCAGCTTTTCAGCGTGGATTCTGAAACCGGGGAAATCCGAGTTAACGGCGAGGTGGATTACGAAATGGCGGACAGTTATGAAATCACTGTTCAGGCCAGGGACAAAGGCACTCCGGCCATGGAAGGGACCTGTAACATTAAAATAGAAATCATCGATGTGAACGATAATGCTCCCGAGCTGACCATAACGTCGCTGACGGGCTCTGTCAGAGAGGATGCGGAGCTGGGCACCGTCATCGCGCTAATCGACGTGCGAGACCGAGACTCCGGGAGGAACGGCGAGGTGAAGCTGCAGATTCCCGCAGGGTTGCCCTTTAAGCTGAATTCACCTTTCGGGGGACACTTCACCTTGGTAACGGATGGTGTGCTGGACAGGGAGACGGTTGCCGAGTACAGTGTTGTGGTTACGGCCACAGACTTGGGGTCCCCTTCCCTCTCGTCCCAGAAGagcctctctgtcaccctctctgACGTGAATGACAACGCGCCCACCTTTTCCCAGTCCTCCTACTCCGTGGGCGTGGGAGAGAATAACGCGCCGGGCACACCCATCGCCAGCGTGTCTGCAAGTGACCCGGACGTGGGTCAGAACGCCCACCTCTCCTACTCCATCCTGGACAGCTGGGTGCAGGGCACGCCCGTGTCCTCATACGTGTACATGGACGCGGAGAGCGGGGACATCTTCAGCATGCGTTCCCTGGACTATGAGCACATCAACGCCTTCCGCATTCAGGTGCAGGCGCGGGATAGCGGCCAGCCCCCTCGCAGCTCCAACGTCACCGTCCACGTGTTCGTCATCGACGAGAACGACAACGCCCCCGTGCTGGTGCACCCCGCGCTGTCGGAGGGTGGGGTGCTGCAGCTTAGTGTTCCCCGCTCCGCCGCCCCGGGACACCTCCTCACCAAGCTGGTGTGCATGGATCCCGACAGCGGGCACAACGCCTGGCTGCATTACAGCCTGCGgggccagcaggaggcgctgctgTTCCGCATCGCGCCGCACACGGGCGAGCTGAGGACGCTGCGCAggtttggggaggagggggcaggggcggaGCACAgcctgctggtgctggtgcaggATAACGGCACGCCCCCCCGCTCCGCCAGCGTGGCCGTGAGCGTCAGCGTGCGGGAGGGGGAGCCCGACAGCGCCTCGGACCTGCGGAGGgcggtggggggcgggggcctGTCCGACGTCACCCTGTACCTCATCATCTCTCTGGCCTGCGTGTCGGCCGTCTCCGTGCTGACCTTTGCCCTCCTGCTGGTCAGGTGTCTGCGACGCCGGGACCAGCTGGGTGGCTGTGACTCCTGCTGCTACAGCCGCCACGCCCCGCGCGGCCGCCACGCCCAGCATGGCGCGCAGAAGAacctccacctgcagctcaaCACCGACGGCCCCATCAAGTAcatggaggtggtgggggggacgCTGGAGCCAGCGCGTCGAGGCTATCGGCCCTGCTACTCCACCCTGTCCAGCAGGAGCGACTTCGTCTTCGTCAAgaccctcaacccccccacacTCGCCTCCAACAGCAACACTCTCAGTATGAGCCTGTCCCGGAAACACTTAGGCATTACAGCCAATGAG caaAAACCCCCCAACACCGACTGGCGCTTCTCCCAGAACCAGAGACCTGGAACCAGCGG GGCGGCCCCCCCCCCTGAGGCGGCCATAGGAACGGGACCCTGGCCCAACCCCCCCACCGAGGCAGAACAGCTCCAAGCCCTGATGGCCGCTGCCAACG aggTGAGTGAGGCCACGGCGACGCTGGGCCCTGGCACCATGGGTCTGAGCACACGCTACAGCCCCCAGTTCACCCTGCAGCATGTGCCTGACTACCGGCAGAACGTCTACATCCCGGGCAGCACCGCCACACTGACGGCCAATCAGCAGCAGGCCGCGCAGCCcgccctcccccagccccccccgcAGGCCGAAGCCCCCAAAGCCGCCCAGACCCCCGCCAGCAAGAAGAAGTCTGCCAAGAAGGACAAGAAGTAG